A window from Citrus sinensis cultivar Valencia sweet orange chromosome 3, DVS_A1.0, whole genome shotgun sequence encodes these proteins:
- the LOC102621286 gene encoding U-box domain-containing protein 9-like, with the protein MANPEVEETESCVRKAVELKKELQRLVKAILDEDDYGGLQVTNEALRVLSCLKDLKLKKPHSFKGGAAGDDHLLGLPYEFRCPISGEIMTDPVVLANGQTFDRPCIQRWLDEGNRTCPQTRQVLSHTVLIPNHLVREMISQWCKEHGIELPKPIKDTDEDVVTDASRSHLNSLLEKMSSSLSDQKEAAKELRLLTKRMPLFRALFGESTDAIPLLLSPLSPGRADTDPGLLEDLITTILNLSIHDDNKRLVAENPLAIPLLIDSVQTGTIETRRNAAAALFSLSALDSNKLTIGKLGAMTPLIELLEEGHPLAMKDVASAIFSLCILLENKRRAVHAGAVRVILRKIMENTLVDELLAILAMLSTHQAAIEEIGELGAIPCLLRIIRESTCERNKENCAAILYNICFTDRTQMREIMEEENANGTLSRLAENGTSRAKRKANGILERLNKAALIVHTA; encoded by the exons atggccAACCCAGAAGTTGAAGAAACAGAGTCATGTGTTAGAAAGGCTGTAGAGTTGAAGAAAGAGTTGCAGAGACTGGTGAAGGCAATTCTTGATGAAGATGATTATGGAGGTTTACAAGTCACTAATGAGGCCTTAAGAGTCTTGTCTTGCTTGAAAGAtttgaagttgaaaaaacCCCATTCTTTTAAAGGTGGTGCTGCTGGTGATGATCATCTTCTGGGTTTGCCTTATGAGTTCAGGTGTCCTATTTCTGGAGAGATTATGACTGATCCTGTTGTCTTGGCTAATGGTCAG ACTTTTGATCGCCCTTGCATCCAGAGATGGCTAGACGAAGGGAACCGAACATGCCCTCAAACCCGACAAGTTCTCTCTCATACAGTTCTTATTCCTAATCACTTGGTACGAGAAATGATTTCACAATGGTGCAAAGAGCATGGCATTGAGCTGCCAAAGCCCATTAAGGATACAGATGAGGATGTTGTGACTGATGCCAGCAGAAGCCATTTAAATTCACTGCTTGAGAAGATGTCTTCTTCCCTCTCTGACCAGAAAGAAGCAGCAAAAGAGCTTCGGCTGCTAACGAAGAGGATGCCATTGTTTCGGGCACTTTTTGGTGAGTCTACTGATGCCATTCCCCTATTGTTAAGTCCACTGTCACCTGGCAGAGCTGATACTGATCCTGGTCTCCTAGAGGATTTAATCACAACAATACTGAACCTCTCAATTCATGATGATAATAAGAGACTAGTTGCTGAGAATCCATTGGCCATCCCTCTGCTAATTGACTCCGTACAAACTGGAACCATTGAAACAAGAAGAAATGCTGCTGCTGCACTCTTCTCATTATCAGCCCTAGATTCTAACAAGCTCACTATTGGAAAATTGGGTGCCATGACTCCTTTAATTGAACTTCTGGAGGAAGGGCATCCATTAGCCATGAAGGATGTTGCCTCGGCAATCTTCAGTCTTTGTATTCTCTTGGAGAATAAAAGGAGGGCTGTCCATGCAGGGGCAGTAAGGGTGATACTCAGAAAAATCATGGAAAATACCCTTGTTGATGAGTTGTTGGCTATTCTTGCAATGCTTTCTACTCACCAAGCTGCAATCGAGGAAATAGGGGAACTAGGTGCCATACCCTGCTTGCTCAGGATCATAAGGGAGAGCACTTGTGAACgcaacaaagaaaattgtgCTGCTATTCTGTACAATATCTGCTTTACTGATCGAACCCAAATGAGGGAAATTATGGAGGAGGAAAATGCTAATGGCACGCTTTCTAGACTTGCAGAGAATGGGACTTCAAGGGCCAAGAGAAAGGCCAATGGCATCCTTGAGAGGCTTAATAAAGCTGCTTTAATTGTGCATACAGCATGA
- the LOC102621571 gene encoding uncharacterized protein LOC102621571 isoform X2 → MDENCKRSGQIHIPAFGNWDYANDTPITQYFECARQAGLLRYSSSSGESDPYVRNTTTAAGGDLYAVDDHRHHRHLHKPSRYHAAVAVAPPRKTRVRDKRGANVKEVQRRQVKKVCDVAEPPRRQQSLQQNFNNNDVNKKKLHPQHDVVTATTVRARPPKAVDEDLYKIPPELLHSSKRKKMPGFFSCLVPACGS, encoded by the exons ATGGAT GAAAATTGTAAAAGGAGTGGGCAAATACACATACCCGCATTCGGAAACTGGGATTACGCAAACGACACGCCAATAACTCAGTATTTTGAGTGTGCAAGACAAGCAGGCTTGTTAAGATACAGTTCTTCTTCTGGTGAATCTGATCCGTATGTTCGTAATACGACCACTGCTGCTGGTGGTGACTTATATGCAGTTGATGATCATCGTCATCATCGTCATTTGCACAAACCTTCTCGTTATCATGCTGCTGTTGCTGTTGCTCCCCCTCGAAAG ACAAGAGTGAGGGATAAGCGAGGGGCGAATGTCAAGGAAGTGCAAAGAAGGCAAGTGAAGAAGGTATGTGACGTGGCTGAACCGCCAAGGAGGCAGCAATCATTAcagcaaaattttaataataatgatgttaATAAGAAGAAGCTGCATCCTCAACACGACGTCGTTACAGCGACTACAGTTCGAGCTAGGCCACCTAAAGCCGTTGATGAAGATCTCTACAAAATCCCTCCTGAGCTTCTCCACTCTTCCAAGCGG AAGAAAATGCCCGGATTCTTTTCATGCCTTGTTCCTGCTTGTGGCTCCTGA
- the LOC102621571 gene encoding uncharacterized protein LOC102621571 isoform X1, translating into MDPLQENCKRSGQIHIPAFGNWDYANDTPITQYFECARQAGLLRYSSSSGESDPYVRNTTTAAGGDLYAVDDHRHHRHLHKPSRYHAAVAVAPPRKTRVRDKRGANVKEVQRRQVKKVCDVAEPPRRQQSLQQNFNNNDVNKKKLHPQHDVVTATTVRARPPKAVDEDLYKIPPELLHSSKRKKMPGFFSCLVPACGS; encoded by the exons ATGGAT cctttaCAGGAAAATTGTAAAAGGAGTGGGCAAATACACATACCCGCATTCGGAAACTGGGATTACGCAAACGACACGCCAATAACTCAGTATTTTGAGTGTGCAAGACAAGCAGGCTTGTTAAGATACAGTTCTTCTTCTGGTGAATCTGATCCGTATGTTCGTAATACGACCACTGCTGCTGGTGGTGACTTATATGCAGTTGATGATCATCGTCATCATCGTCATTTGCACAAACCTTCTCGTTATCATGCTGCTGTTGCTGTTGCTCCCCCTCGAAAG ACAAGAGTGAGGGATAAGCGAGGGGCGAATGTCAAGGAAGTGCAAAGAAGGCAAGTGAAGAAGGTATGTGACGTGGCTGAACCGCCAAGGAGGCAGCAATCATTAcagcaaaattttaataataatgatgttaATAAGAAGAAGCTGCATCCTCAACACGACGTCGTTACAGCGACTACAGTTCGAGCTAGGCCACCTAAAGCCGTTGATGAAGATCTCTACAAAATCCCTCCTGAGCTTCTCCACTCTTCCAAGCGG AAGAAAATGCCCGGATTCTTTTCATGCCTTGTTCCTGCTTGTGGCTCCTGA
- the LOC102622066 gene encoding stemmadenine O-acetyltransferase-like yields MEINNVSSEIIKPSSPTPQHLKTHKLSVLDQVAGDSLFPIILFYPQTCSNNTSLNKTSDLLKRSLSQTLTLYHPFAGRLKDEFSIDCDDTGAIFIEARAAASDMSEIVKQPTVDMLEQLMPYKLNEKPSVAVNLAAKVTYFEHCGGMALCVCFSHVIADITTAANFIKTWVTFASGSDTSSEDDDVIKHAVFGCSSIFPPQNFSSFSRNVISENHSNSAEILTKRFIFDGDKIAALKEKMGSESSSGYHPTRVEAVSAIILGGIMSVEKQADDFNHSHLVASIAVNLRNRVNPPIPEQSIGNIVQAGIAKLPIKKTIDYRNLAETLHKSIEKINDEYLRKFHADGEFLSNMNDVLEGLFDKNCRWFTISAWCRRPLYEADFGWGKPAWVSTVMKHKDVAVLLDSSDGKGIEAWVALPKKDMAKFEQDSGILRYASIDTSLI; encoded by the coding sequence ATGGAGATCAATAACGTTTCTTCAGAAATCATTAAACCATCTTCTCCAACCCCACAGCATCTAAAAACCCATAAGCTTTCAGTTCTTGATCAGGTTGCTGGTGATTCTCTCTTCccaatcattttattttatccccAAACATGCAGCAATAATACTTCTCTGAATAAAACTTCTGATCTTCTCAAAAGATCACTCTCACAAACACTAACCCTTTACCACCCATTTGCAGGGAGACTCAAAGATGAATTCTCTATTGATTGTGACGATACCGGCGCCATCTTTATCGAAGCTCGTGCCGCCGCCAGCGACATGTCTGAGATCGTTAAACAACCAACCGTCGATATGCTTGAACAGTTAATGCCGTACAAACTGAATGAAAAGCCAAGTGTTGCTGTCAACTTAGCTGCCAAGGTCACTTACTTTGAACATTGTGGTGGCATGGCGCTTTGTGTTTGCTTTTCTCATGTGATTGCTGACATAACCACAGCAgcaaattttatcaaaacttGGGTCACCTTCGCTTCTGGTTCTGATACTTCCAGTGAGGATGATGATGTTATTAAGCATGCAGTTTTTGGTTGCAGCTCGATCTTCCCACCGCAAAATTTCTCAAGCTTCTCGAGGAATGTGATTTCGGAGAATCATTCTAACTCAGCAGAAATTCTAACGAAAAGATTTATATTTGATGGTGATAAAATAGCCGCCCTGAAGGAGAAAATGGGCAGTGAATCATCTTCGGGGTATCATCCAACGCGTGTTGAAGCTGTGTCCGCGATAATTTTAGGTGGCATAATGAGTGTTGAAAAACAGGCAGATGATTTTAATCATTCACATTTGGTGGCATCAATTGCTGTGAATTTACGAAACAGAGTGAACCCACCAATTCCAGAACAGAGTATTGGGAACATTGTTCAAGCAGGGATAGCAAAGTTGCCTATAAAGAAGACAATTGACTATAGGAATTTAGCTGAAACACTTCATAAATCAATTGAAAAGATAAATGATGAATATTTGAGGAAGTTTCATGCGGATGGTGAGTTTTTGAGCAACATGAATGATGTGTTGGAAGGgctatttgataaaaattgtaGGTGGTTTACCATAAGTGCTTGGTGTAGAAGGCCATTGTATGAGGCTGATTTTGGGTGGGGAAAGCCGGCGTGGGTAAGCACTGTGATGAAGCATAAAGACGTTGCCGTTTTGTTAGACAGCAGTGATGGTAAGGGAATTGAAGCATGGGTAGCACTGCCTAAGAAAGACATGGCCAAATTTGAACAAGATTCTGGCATTCTTCGTTATGCTTCTATTGATACAAGCTTAATTTAA